The Flavivirga eckloniae genomic interval TAAATGTACATTCTTCAATTCCAATAGGAAGCCTATCTATGACATAAAGTAACCCCTCTAATTCGGCTTTTTCTTCTCCTATAGAACCATATATTTCGGGACGTAACTGCAACAAAGACTGCCGTAAAGTTTCACCAGAAACACCCATAGGCTTGTAAAAGCCTCTGTTAAATAAATGGCGCATAGTAATATACATCCTCTCAATGGCATTCGAACTCTCTTGAGCTCTCGTTCTAGCATGATGTTTTATATTACTCATTTGTCTTTTTAATTCCCCAAATATAGTACTATTTGGCTTAATCTTTATAAAGGATTTTATCAACTATTTCCCTATCGTTCGATAACCTTGGTAATTTATTTTGTCCACCCAGTTTCCCAATAGACTTCATATAATCTTGAAACCCTCCTTTTTTAACTTTAGTTATTTTAAGTGACCTTAATACTTTGCCCTCTATTAAATCAAAATAATAGGAGTTTTGCTTTTGAAGTGATTCATCAATTTTTTTAGCCAAATCTAAAATATCCTCAGGTTCGTTTTCAAACTCTACAAGCCATTCGTGGTATGGTAAACCTTCTTCTGGGTTTATCTGAGGTGCTACTGTAAACTCAGATACACTGGTATTTGAATTTAAAAGGGCTTCTTGCATCGCTTGTTCTACCTCTTTACCTATAACATGTTCGCCAAAAGCCGAAATAAAATGTTTTATACGTCCGGAAACAATAACTCTATAGGGCTTGGTTGATGTAAACTGAACAGTATCGCCAATATTATAAGCCCAAAGCCCTGCATTGGTAGAAATAATAATCACATAATTTATACCAATTTCAACATCTTTTATAGTGATTCTTTTAGGATTGTCTTCAAAGAATTCGTCTGCCTTTACAAATTCATAAAAGATTCCAGATTTTAACTGAAGTAACATCCCCTTCTCTTTTTGTTTATCCTGAAATGCAAAAAAGCCTTCACTTGCAGGGTACAATTCAATACTGTCTACAGGTCTTCCAATCAGGTTTTCAAATTTTGCTCTGTAAGGCTCATAATTAACACCTCCAAAGATGAATAAATTGAAATTTTTGAAAATCTCACCAACTTTTTTGCCTGTTCTTTGCTGTAGCTTTTCAAAATACATCTGTACCCATGAAGGAATTCCAGAAATAATAGTCATGTTTTCAGGCAATGTTTCTTCAACAATAGCATCTACTTTTGTTTCCCAATCTTCAATACAATTTGTCTCCCAAGAAGGCAATCTGTTTTTTTGAAGGTATTTGGGAACATAATGTGCCACAATGCCAGAAAGTCGGCCTAACTGAATCCCATTTTGTTCGTTTAGAATTGGACTTCCTTGTAGAAAAATCATTTTTCCATCAACAAACTTGCTATTCCCCGTTTCATGAATATACATTAAAATAGCATTTCGAGCAGCCTCAACGTGAGTAGGCATACTCTCTTTTGTAATAGGAATGTATTTTGACCCCGAAGTGGTTCCCGATGTTTTAGCAAAATAAATAGGTTTTCCTTTCCAAAGAATATTTTCTTCTCCTGCTACTACTTTCTCTACGTATGGCCTAAGTGCTTCATAATCTCTAATCGGAACTCTTTCTATAAAGTCTTTATGCGATTTTATATTTGTAAAATCATGATCTTTTCCAAACTCGGTACCAGCGGCTTTAGAGATTAAATTTTGAAACACTTTTTCCTGAGTTTCAACAGGCTTATTAGCCCATTTTTGAATGCTTTTATAAATACGCTTTGCAAATGGTTTTGCGAGAGCTGATTTTAATGATATCATCTATTATTTAAAATCTATAAAGTTTGTTGGATTAATTGGATAACCATCATTCCATAGCTCAAAATGTAAATGAGGTCCCGTAGATAACTCTCCTGTATTTCCCGCAGTAGCAATAACCTCACCTGCTTTAACCAAATCACCCTGTCTTTTTGTTAATGCAGCATTGTGTTTATAAACAGAGATTAACCCATAGCTATGTTCTATAATGATAACATACCCCGTGCTAACTGTCCATTCTGCAAAAATTACTATACCATCTGCAGTTGCCTTTATTGGAGTATCTTTAGCTACTACTATATCTACGGCATAATGTTTTTCTTTTAAATTGTATGGTTCACTTATGGTTCCATTAACTGGCGGGAATAACACAAAATTAGTCGAAGAAGTTGCAGATTCGAACAAATTATATTTGTCTTCTTTATCTACTTTTTCTCTTAAAATGGAATCTTCTACTATAGGTGCCAAATCAACTTCACTAGCTTCAGTTCTAACGGCTTCTATTATAGAATCTTTGTTAAAACTACTAGCGCTTACATCTCCTTTTAAAACTTTCTTTATTGAAGAATAATACAATTCATTCATTGCTATAACACGTTGCAAGGAATCTGTTTTGTAATTTAATTCTGTAGCTTGTTTTTTTAATGCAGTTGATGAATACCCCGGAATGTATTCCCTTAATGGCGTAAAGGCTATTAATATGTATGTAAAGGCTATCAATAAAGCAGCAATCAAAGAGCCTAAAACAAAAACATTTAATCGTGTTAATTTAAACGACAATCGCTCTTCGAAGGTGTTTTCATTAAGTATTACTAATCGGTACTTATCTAGTAATTTCCGCTTTATTTTTTTAGGTTTCTTATTTTCTTCCATTTAAAGGCAAAATTAAATAAAATTATAACAAGACACCTTTGTCTTTATGCTAAAGTTATGTTTAAAACGCTATTATTAAACATTAATTATTAACTTTGCATTATAAATTTAATATTATGAGCTTATATATGTTACCGTTAGCAATTGGACCTTGGCAAATAGCACTAATTGTAGTTGCTGTAGTATTATTATTTGGTGGAAAAAAAATACCAGAATTAATGCGTGGATTAGGTAGTGGTATTAAAGAGTTTAAGGATGCTAGTAAAGAAGAAGAGCAACCTGCCGAAGATAAAAAAGAATAATCATTTTACTTGAAATAAAAAAAATCCGAAGTTAATAGCTTCGGATTTTTTTATATGAATATATCTGTTCTATATGTAATTAATCAATTTTAACAGATTTAATAATAGCTTCTAGCTCCAACATGTAATTACGTTTCTCTACCGATGGCGCAAAAGCAAAACCTTCTATAACCACCCATCTGTTATTTGTTTTATCTTCAATAGCATAATTAATAAATGGACCTCCCATAAACGCATTTTTTATATCCCAAATACCTTTAGTTTCTAAAGTTGGTTTGTTATTTAAAATTGTTTCTCCATGAAAAGGGGTGTAGGCATTTTCGGTAACCAAATAGGAACCTTCTACAGGGCCTTCAATATGAACTTTTCCAATAGAATCTCTAATTCTTATTATTTGATTTACAACACTATCATTTCTTTTAATAGCATTATAAGGCAGTTCATAAATTATTAAATTGGTTGTTCCTGTTGTAATGTCTTTACGAATCCAAAAAAAATTGTCTGTTTCCTTTGCAATTCTGTATATCGACTGAAACTTAATACTCAAACCTAGTTTTTCTTGAATAGATTTAAATTTATGAGGCGACTTTGCCATTTGACGTTGTCTTTCGGCAATCTCTGTATTCCTAAAGGTTTCAATTATTTTTGCTTCGTTTTCGGTAATTAAATCTATAATATCTTGTTTTGTTTTACCCGAAACGACTATAACTTTCTGAGGCTTGGCATAAACATCTTCTAAAATCTTAATGCCTGCTTCTTTATTAGGTTCAACCTTTAAAATTGTTCTATTTTTTGTTACAAAACCAGAAAAAACAGGTGGTGGTATTTGACTAATTGTAAATGTAGGTTCATCTTGCGGCAACCCATAAATTGGCTTGGCAAGCACCTTTCTCATGGCTTCTCCAACGCTTCCCTTCCACAATTGATTATCAACAACAACAGAAACGTTGTTTATGTTTCCAGAAGAATCTAAAAGAAATTTCCCTTCTGAAGGTTTTTTATCTCCACAAGAAATAACAAATAATATGGATACTAAAAAAAGAATATGTCTCATAATAGTTTTTTTGGTTTTAGGACTAACCCTTAGATATTTTAAGTTTCATTCCTGGTTTTAATTTGTTACCACTAATACCGTTCCAATCTTTAATATTTTGAACGGAAACTCCAGGAAATTTTTGTGAGATACTCCATAAGGAGTCTCCATTTTCAACAACATAAGTAATTACCTCGCCGGTAATCGGTTTTGGTTTAGTAGCTGTTGGCTTTTTTGTAGAAGTTGGTGGGGCTACGTATGGTTTTCTTGGATAAATAGTTAAACGCTGCCCTATACTTAGATTATTGCTTCGTAAACCATTCCATTTTTTTATATCGCTTACCCTAACTCCATACCTTCTGGAAATTTTACCTAAATAATCACCAGACCTTACTCTATATCGTATCCTATCGTTTGCATTAAAAAATTTAGGTAATGGTTTTTCCCGTTTATCAAATTCGGCTTTTGCAAATGCATAAATTTTTTCTTCATTATTTACAAAATCTCCTATAACGTCGATAGGGAGTCTCAAAACATAATTTTCTCCTTTAATAATTGGAATGATGTCCAGTTTATAAGATGGGTTTAAAAATTGAAGCTCTTCAATAGGAGTGCCTGTAACTTCCGAAACCTGATCGAGAGTAATCATATGCTTTACCCTAACGGTATCTGTTTCAAAATAGGCTTTTTCTGGTTTATAATGTTTAAAGCCATGCTCCTTTGCGTATTCAAAAATATACATATTGGCTAAAAATGCCGGAAGATATCCTGCTGTTTCCCGTGGTAAGTTATGCCTGATATTCCAATAATTTTGGTAACCACCGGAACGCCTAATTGCTTTTGTAACATTTCCGGGGCCTGAATTATATGCTGCCAAAGCCAAATCCCAATCTCCGAAGATTTCATAAAGCTTAGCCAGATATTTTGAGGCTGCTTCTGTAGATTTAAGAGGATCGCTACGTTCATCTACATAACTACTTACATCTAACCCGTACATTTTACCAGTACTAAACATGAACTGCCATAAACCTGTAGCACCAACTCTTGATTTTGCTCTGGGTTTTAGTGCCGATTCTACAATAGCCAAATATTTTATTTCTAATGGAATATTGTGGTTATCAAGCTCACGCTCGAACATAGGAAAATAAAAGGCACTTAAGGTAATTAGTTTTTGAATGGATTTTCTCCTGTGCTTTAAATAGGACTTTATAACATTTTCCAACGCAGGGTTATATTCTACATTAAAAGGAGTTCTGGCATCTAATTCTTTTAAACGAGCTTTTAACGTATCGGTGGGAAGTTCGGGATAATCAACTTCTTCGAAAGTTAATTCTGTAACAGATTTATATATGGTATCGTACAAAGCATTATTGTACAGTTCTTCAAACCATTTCTCGTCTAACTTCGCAGCAAGAGCATTATCTTCTAGGTTTTTTATTGAAGTGCTATCTGTTACTGCCGCTATAGATTTAACTGTACGGGATTTACCGTCAATCAGAGAATCTTTAGTCTGTTTTTTTTGTGAAGAAACAGCATCTTGAGCCTGAGATAAACAAGTCCCTATACATAGAAAAAAAATAGTTGTAATAAAACGAAAAGCCATAAAATCTATTCAGTTAAACATTGAACGATACTATGGCTAAATTCGTATTTTTTAAGCTAATTTGAAAGCTTATGTCAATTTAACTTAGAAATTATTCTAAGATGGCAGCTATTCCAGGTAACGTTTTACCTTCTAAGCTTTCAAGCATAGCTCCACCACCTGTACTTACATAACTTACTTTATCTTCGAATCCGAATTGTTTTACTGCTGCTACAGAATCTCCACCTCCAACTAATGAAAATGTTCCATTTTTAGTAGCTTCTGCAATAGAGTTTCCTAATTCTATAGTACCTCCAGCAAAATTTTCCATTTCGAAAACGCCTAGCGGACCATTCCAAAGTATTGTTTTGGACTGCATCACAACCTCATGAAATTGTGTTCTCGATTTTGGTCCTGCATCTACACCTTCCCAACCTTCAGGAATTTCGTTTATATCTAAAGTTTGAGTATTGGCGTCATTACTAAAATCGTCTGCAGCAATTACGTCTACAGGAATATGTACTTTTACATTTTTTTCTTCTGCTTGCTTTAAGATATCTAAAGCTAATGGCATCTTATCATCTTCGCAAATAGAATTACCGATCTTTCCGCCTAAAGCTTTAACAAAAGTAAACGACATACCTCCACCAATGATTAGGTGATCTACTTTGTCTAAGATGTTTTCTATAATTGTAATTTTAGATGATACTTTAGCACCTCCAAGTATGGCCAAAACTGGTTTGTCTCCAGATGTCATCACTTTTTCAATACTCTCTATTTCTTTAGCTAATAAGCTTCCAAAACATTTGTTTTCTGGGAAGAATTCTGCAACTATGGTTGTAGAAGCATGTGCTCTATGTGCTGTACCAAAAGCATCGTTTACATAAATATCTCCTAATTTAGATAGTTTTTCAGCAAAACCTTTATCTCCAGCTGTTTCTTCTTTATAATAACGTAAGTTCTCTAATAACAAAATCTGTCCTGGCTCTAAGCTTGCTGCCGCAGCTTCAACTTCTGGACCTACACAATCTTTAACAAATTTTACCTCAACACCTAAAACGTCCTCAACTTTTTCTACAATATGTCCTAAAGAAAACTCATCTTGAAAACCTTTAGGTCGTCCTAAATGCGACATTAGAATGCAGCTTCCCCCATCTTCTAAAATTTTAACTATAGTTGGTTTCGCAGATACAATTCTTGTAGCATCTGTCACTTCAAAATTTTCATTTAAAGGCACATTAAAATCTACGCGAATTAATGCTTTTTTATTTTCAAAATTAAAATCGTTAAGCGTCTTCATTTTGTTCTTTTTAATTGTTTTTTATATTGTTATAATTCTATCGAGCTCAGTACCGCATATAATATTCGTTAATCGTTTCCTATATGATATAATTACTGACTGCGAATGATTTATCGATATGTATTTTTAATTAATTGACACACAAAAGTAACTAATTAAAAACAGCTATAAAACCTGTTTTTTAACGAAAACGATATAGCTTATAAAGATTTTTATCAAATTGATTATTTCCTCACTTTTTTGTAGAAAAACCTGAGTTAATTAGAAGAATAAGCTCGTTTATATTTTCTGAAATAATCTTTTTTATGTTCTTTTTCATCAAAGGTTTCATAACTATCCCTAAAGGTTTAAAATCTGCAAAAACTTCAATACGTAACTTTGTATATCCATTTTCCATTTCTTCAAGAACGAAATAATTATTCATGCGTTTTGTAAATGGTACTTTGGTTGTAGATTCCCCATAAACCAATTGGTTTGTGTTTACGGTTTTTGTAACTGTGGTTTGTTCTACTTCCTCATTTTTATTTACTAAACACTTATGTTTTTGTCCTACACGGTTAACTTTATTTTTGTCGTATTCTAATTTATCGATTCCTTTTGTCCAGAGTAACCTATAATCAAAATTACTTATCACTTCATAAAGCTCTAATGCAGGAATCTTTACTAATTCGGTTTGGTCAAATAATTTATGTTTAGGAACATCTTTCGGAATTGGTTCTACTTCCGGAAGCTTCTCTTTTATATGCGATAACGGGTTATACGTATAAGCAATATTGCCAAAATCGTATTCTGCAATTAACTTATTTTCCCCATTTAAAGGTTGAACATGTTCCGTAAAAATGGCATACTCATCTATAGGTACATCATTTTTGAGCAAGCGATGGACTTGTATTACAGTACTTCCATAGGGTTTCTTTGAATCTTTAACTTTTATAAATTCAATTTCTCCATAATGTACAACAAACTTAATTTTTAAATTATACGCAGAAGAACAAGCGCCACAATGACAAATACGTTGGTATTCATATTGTTTAAGATGTGTATGAAACGCTAAATACATCGCTTCAATCTGCTTTTCGAGAGTTGAAACATCAACCTTATTATCGACCTTATACATAAAAAGAGCATCTCCTTCAATCTCTGCTAATTCCAGACCCATTGTATTCGTATCGATTAACAACTCCAGTAACTCCGAAACGATGTGTCTGCTATGGCTTATATCTGTGTGATGCACAAACTCTGTAAAGCCTGAAATATCTGGAATAAAAAGAATAGCGTTTTGAGTCATTATTAGTTGATTACGATCGTTCAATGTATAAAAATAAGTTGATTTATTTTGTGTTTGTTACAACTTAATGTTAAAACATTACCCATAGTTAAATTCGTTTTTAGAGGTGACAAAATTATCGATCGTTCTTATGGTTTTTGAGCTTTAACATGTAATAAAAAATGTGTAGGTTTGTTTCATGCTTTTCGAAGATGTTTTAGGTCAGGATCATATTAAAAATCATTTAACACAAAGTGTTGATAATGGTAGAATTCCGCATGCACAACTATTTGTTGGTAACGAGGGTTCTGGTACGTTACCTATGGCTATAGCATACGCTCGATACATCTTATGCTCGAATACCGGCGGAGAAAATACAACCGGAAATGAAGCTTGTAACTTAAAGTTTAAAAATATATCGCATCCCGATTTGCATTTTGCTTTTCCGGTAACTACTAGCGATAAGGCAAAAAGCCATCCGGTTTCTAGTAATTATCTTGAAGAGTGGCGTCAATTATTAAAAGAACAGCCCTACGGAAATCTTTTTGACTGGTACAAATTACTTGGTGTTGATAATAAGCAAGGGCAAATAGGTGTTGATGAAGCACACGACATTGTAAAATCCCTAACTTTAAAATCTTACGAAGGAGGCTATAAGGTGATGCTTATATGGATGGCAGAAAAGATGAATATTGCCTGTGCAAATAAGCTTTTAAAACTTATAGAAGAACCTCCAAATAAAACTGTTTTTATTCTTATTGCTGAAGATGAAGAACAAATAATTAATACTATTAGATCGCGTTGCCAGATATTGCATTTTCCGCCTTTGGCAGAAGATGTTATAAAGGATGCCTTAGTTAAAAGCTATAGTCTGGATATTGCTGTTGCCACTAAAATTGCACATCAATCTAACGGAAATTATAATAAGGCTTGCGATTTAGTTTATCAGGATTCTGAAGATCTACAATTTGAAGAATGGTTTGTTTTCTGGATTCGAAGTGCTTTTAAAGCCAAGGGCAATAAAACAGCTATACACGATCTTATTTCCTGGAGCGAAGATATAGCCAAAACCGGGCGGGAAACACAAAAGCAATTTTTACATTTTTGTTTAGATTTTTTTAGGCAGGCATTGTTATTAAACTATAACGCCACAGATTTAGTTTATTTAGAGCCTAAAACACCAAAATTTAAGTTGGAAAACTTTGCGCCTTTTATACATGGCAACAATATTTTAGAAATTAGCGACGAACTTCAAGATGCTATTTATCATATTGAACGTAATGGGAATTCTAAAATTATTTTAACCGATTTATCGATCAAACTTACGAGATTACTCCACAAGAAGCCCTAGTGATACAATTCTTAGATTTTTAAAATTCTAATCTAAACGAAAGGTTTGGAATAATACCTAATGAGGATTTATTAATTTCTTGAAATACACTAAATTTTTCTCCATTAGCTGTGAAGTTAATTGTTTTATAAGATTTACCTAAGAAGTTTTTTCTACCTGTAATGTTTAATACAGACAGTCCTAATTTAGCTCGCCATTTTTCATTTTTGGAAAAGTTGAATTTATATGTGGTTGAGAAATCCAATCTGCTATAATTAGGTAAACGATACGCATTTGTTTTAGAATAATCGATTTCTATATTGTTGTTCTCCTCAAGAAAACTTATAGCTTTTGTATATGGTGTTCCGGTTCTTAAATTCCAGCCTAAAGAAAAGTTAAAATTATTCCATAAATACGAATGCGTCCATGTAAAATTGTGTCTTATATCAAAATTTCCCGGAAATGGTGCTCCTCCATTAATTCCTTCAAAAGTAAATTGATTATCTGTAATGGAATAGCTTAAACAAGTTCTATAATTGTCTATCTTCTTTTTTACTAATACATCCAAACCCAGAACATCACTTTTACCTTTAAAAAAATGTTTATTTTCCTCATTTTCAAACCCTTTCGTTAACGATGTTAAACCATCTACTCTTTTTGCATAACCATCTACATCAACATTCCACCCCTTTTTACTAAACGAAAACCCACTTGTTATTTGAAAACTTTTTAATACTGGAATGTCTTTTCTATTTGATAAGACCCAAACTTGATTTTCCAATCCAAAATCTTTTGTCTGAAATTCCACTATTTGGCTTACCTCCTGATGTAACTTTTCCAATGAAGATTTAAATCTTAAATGCGGTGCTATTTTAAAATCCAAATGTAACCTTGGCTCAAAATAAAGCCTCTTGAAAGCAGACATGTAATTGGTTCTTAGCCCCGTATTAATAATTAGTTTATCATCATTTTTATATTGGTAATCTGCATAAAAAGCATGATTGTTATTTAAGTTTGTATTTCCTATCGATTCTATTTCAAACTCACCAGTTGGTGTTAAATCTCTATAACCTAATTCATAACCTATTTCATTTGATGTAAATTGATAACCAATCCCCAACTCATTTTTCTTGTTGATTTCCCAATTGGTGTCGAAAGACATTCCAATATCACGAACTGCATTCTTTTTTGTTGTATCATAACTTATCACCCCTACTTGTCCTTCATAAGTTGAACCATTATATTCTAAATCAAAATTCGAATAATACGACCGAAAGGCATGCGAAAACGTCTTGCTGTATTTATGATTCCACGAAAAACTGGTTCCTCTATTATTTATATCTATATTATCACTTATAAATACGTTTAATAGGCTTGAAAATTCATTATCCAATTCGTTTCTCGTATATAGGTTACTAACTACAATCTCATTATTATCATTTGGCTTTATAATGCCTTTTATGGTATAGTCTGAAAAATAAAAGCGTTCAATAAGGTGATTGACCTGATACCCTTGAGTAGATCTCTTACCATCAGTAATTTTTGTGTTTTGAAAAACCCTCTTAGATATATTCTTAAATGTAATTGATTCAAAAAAGTCTGTAAACGATCGTCTTGCAGAAGCAATCAATGCTATTTTTTTGGCTACAGGAATTTTTATATACAAGTCTGAATGCATCATATTAAAACCAAAACCGCCCTCAACTTTTTTAGGAATTTTATTCGATGATGTAATATCTATCACGCTAGAAATCTTGCTGCCATACCTGGCTTTTGTTCCACCAGTATAAAACTTCACATTTTCGGTTATATACGGATTAAAGGATGAAATCATACCAAAAAAATGACCTGAGTGATACATTTTTATGCCATCCCAAAGAATTAGATTTTGATCGGGAGTACCCCCTCTTACGTATAGTCCCGATGCTGTTTCCGACGGGCTTTGTATTCCCGGTAGCAACTGTAAACTTTGCAACACATCCGGCTCGGTTAATCCCGGTAGAATTCCCAAACTACTTGGTGTTAATGTGATAGATCCGTTTAATTTTTTGCTAATTCCAGAGGTGAAATACTCGTTAATAACAACCTCATTAAGCCGTTGGGTCGTTGTTAAGTCTCTTGGATTTTTTTGCTTAAGAATATAATAACGCTCCGATACTTTAAAAAACTTAATACCGGTTTGCTCTTCTATAAACTGCAACACATCATCTAAAAGCACACCTTTACCTTGAAAAGTTACTGATTGGTTTTCAACTAATTTGGAGTTGAAAGACAGTTTAATATTAAACTCTTTTTCAAGTTCGACTATAACGTAATTTAAAGGTGTATTACTGTATAAAAATGAAGCTCTTTTTTGAGAGAACGCTTGTAATAACGAACAAATAATAATAAAAACAGTTAATATTAACTTCATTTACTACTAACCATATACATAATTAAATCGATCCTTAGTTTTTCTAAAGATCTTACTTTTTAATGCCCTTTATTAACGAGCATTATTTTGTTTTTGTCTTTAATAACGTAGGAAATATTCATAGTCTCAAAAACGGTAGTTAGGGCTAACTTTAAATTTTTATGAGTAAATCCTCCTGTAAACTTTTGATTGATGTCAATTTTAGAAGCATTAAAAGTTACATTAAACTGGTTTTCAAAAGTTTTAATAACTTGAAATAATGGTGTATTCGTAAAAGTACTTTCTCCTAAAAGCCATGATGCATTCTTATTACTAAACGTCCACTCTTCAATAGTACCATTTACTATTCTAAACGCTTTTCCTTCTGTAAGCACGGCGGCTTCATTTACATCAATACCCTTAACTTTTACGCGTCCTTCGTAACATTGAATTTCAAAGAAATTTGGTCTTGCTATCACATTAAATTCTGTGCCCAGAACCTCAACAACTCCTATGTCTGTACATACCTTAAAGGTGCTTCCTTTTTCCACATCGAAAAAAGCTTCTCCTACAAGTTTTACTTCTCTATTGTTGCTCCACAGTTTTGAATTAAAATCAACCTGCGAATTGGCATTAAGCTGTACCTTGGAATTATCTGGAAGCGTAATGGCTAACTGTTCACCAAACCCTGTTTTATAATGAGATTTTAAATTTAAAAAGTAAAATATCCCAAACACTATTACCAATATTGCTGCTGCGCCATATACCCATTTAGGCATAATATGTTTTTCTGTCTTCTTATTTGCTTTTTCTACCTCTAAACGTTCTTGTAACTTACTAAAAACATCCTGTTTATTATATGTTGGTGCTTTTAATTTTTCAGCGGCTTCATTAATTTTATTAAATTTATTATAGTCGCTCGATTTTTTAAACGCTTCTAACTCTTCGGCAGAAAGATCACCCGAAACCCATCGTGCTAAAAAAGTATCGTCTAAAAAAAATTTCCCCATTTTTTTAGTTTTTGGTTATATAGTTAAAACAGTTATCTTTTTCTTTACCCTACTTTTAAATATCTCCTATACGGTCTCTTAACATTATTAAGGCTTGACTCATACGCTTTTCTACAGCTTTTACAGAAATTCCAACAATATCCGATATTTCAGAATACTTTTTTTTATCAATTCTACTAAGTAAAAAAACTTCGCGCTGTTTTTCAGGTAAATCGGCTAATGCCTTTTTTAATTTTCCCATAAATTCCTGTTCTTCAAGCAAAAACTCAGGGGTCTCGTTTGTCCGATCCGATACTAAATGAACTTGATGTTGTAATACCACTTTTTTATGAGCTACTTCATTAAAAAAAATATTTTTTGCTACGGTATACAAATACGATTTTGCTTTTTCAAAAATAACCTTTGCGCAATTACTCCAAAGCTTTACAAATGATTCTTGA includes:
- a CDS encoding DUF4837 family protein, whose amino-acid sequence is MRHILFLVSILFVISCGDKKPSEGKFLLDSSGNINNVSVVVDNQLWKGSVGEAMRKVLAKPIYGLPQDEPTFTISQIPPPVFSGFVTKNRTILKVEPNKEAGIKILEDVYAKPQKVIVVSGKTKQDIIDLITENEAKIIETFRNTEIAERQRQMAKSPHKFKSIQEKLGLSIKFQSIYRIAKETDNFFWIRKDITTGTTNLIIYELPYNAIKRNDSVVNQIIRIRDSIGKVHIEGPVEGSYLVTENAYTPFHGETILNNKPTLETKGIWDIKNAFMGGPFINYAIEDKTNNRWVVIEGFAFAPSVEKRNYMLELEAIIKSVKID
- a CDS encoding phosphoglycerate kinase, whose protein sequence is MKTLNDFNFENKKALIRVDFNVPLNENFEVTDATRIVSAKPTIVKILEDGGSCILMSHLGRPKGFQDEFSLGHIVEKVEDVLGVEVKFVKDCVGPEVEAAAASLEPGQILLLENLRYYKEETAGDKGFAEKLSKLGDIYVNDAFGTAHRAHASTTIVAEFFPENKCFGSLLAKEIESIEKVMTSGDKPVLAILGGAKVSSKITIIENILDKVDHLIIGGGMSFTFVKALGGKIGNSICEDDKMPLALDILKQAEEKNVKVHIPVDVIAADDFSNDANTQTLDINEIPEGWEGVDAGPKSRTQFHEVVMQSKTILWNGPLGVFEMENFAGGTIELGNSIAEATKNGTFSLVGGGDSVAAVKQFGFEDKVSYVSTGGGAMLESLEGKTLPGIAAILE
- a CDS encoding LysM peptidoglycan-binding domain-containing protein; amino-acid sequence: MAFRFITTIFFLCIGTCLSQAQDAVSSQKKQTKDSLIDGKSRTVKSIAAVTDSTSIKNLEDNALAAKLDEKWFEELYNNALYDTIYKSVTELTFEEVDYPELPTDTLKARLKELDARTPFNVEYNPALENVIKSYLKHRRKSIQKLITLSAFYFPMFERELDNHNIPLEIKYLAIVESALKPRAKSRVGATGLWQFMFSTGKMYGLDVSSYVDERSDPLKSTEAASKYLAKLYEIFGDWDLALAAYNSGPGNVTKAIRRSGGYQNYWNIRHNLPRETAGYLPAFLANMYIFEYAKEHGFKHYKPEKAYFETDTVRVKHMITLDQVSEVTGTPIEELQFLNPSYKLDIIPIIKGENYVLRLPIDVIGDFVNNEEKIYAFAKAEFDKREKPLPKFFNANDRIRYRVRSGDYLGKISRRYGVRVSDIKKWNGLRSNNLSIGQRLTIYPRKPYVAPPTSTKKPTATKPKPITGEVITYVVENGDSLWSISQKFPGVSVQNIKDWNGISGNKLKPGMKLKISKG
- a CDS encoding GH3 auxin-responsive promoter family protein — protein: MISLKSALAKPFAKRIYKSIQKWANKPVETQEKVFQNLISKAAGTEFGKDHDFTNIKSHKDFIERVPIRDYEALRPYVEKVVAGEENILWKGKPIYFAKTSGTTSGSKYIPITKESMPTHVEAARNAILMYIHETGNSKFVDGKMIFLQGSPILNEQNGIQLGRLSGIVAHYVPKYLQKNRLPSWETNCIEDWETKVDAIVEETLPENMTIISGIPSWVQMYFEKLQQRTGKKVGEIFKNFNLFIFGGVNYEPYRAKFENLIGRPVDSIELYPASEGFFAFQDKQKEKGMLLQLKSGIFYEFVKADEFFEDNPKRITIKDVEIGINYVIIISTNAGLWAYNIGDTVQFTSTKPYRVIVSGRIKHFISAFGEHVIGKEVEQAMQEALLNSNTSVSEFTVAPQINPEEGLPYHEWLVEFENEPEDILDLAKKIDESLQKQNSYYFDLIEGKVLRSLKITKVKKGGFQDYMKSIGKLGGQNKLPRLSNDREIVDKILYKD
- a CDS encoding Sec-independent protein translocase subunit TatA/TatB — translated: MSLYMLPLAIGPWQIALIVVAVVLLFGGKKIPELMRGLGSGIKEFKDASKEEEQPAEDKKE
- a CDS encoding M23 family metallopeptidase, whose amino-acid sequence is MEENKKPKKIKRKLLDKYRLVILNENTFEERLSFKLTRLNVFVLGSLIAALLIAFTYILIAFTPLREYIPGYSSTALKKQATELNYKTDSLQRVIAMNELYYSSIKKVLKGDVSASSFNKDSIIEAVRTEASEVDLAPIVEDSILREKVDKEDKYNLFESATSSTNFVLFPPVNGTISEPYNLKEKHYAVDIVVAKDTPIKATADGIVIFAEWTVSTGYVIIIEHSYGLISVYKHNAALTKRQGDLVKAGEVIATAGNTGELSTGPHLHFELWNDGYPINPTNFIDFK